A genome region from Labilibaculum antarcticum includes the following:
- a CDS encoding GH92 family glycosyl hydrolase: MRLLATCWAMICLFACSEKNVESENKLTNYVNTFVGTDGPGNTYPGAVSPFGMVQLSPDNGLPGWDRIAGYFWPDSTIAGFSHTHLSGTGAGDMYDLLFMPMNSRFTESLTPEGDYRPYSKFSHDREEASPGYYKVDLLSSGIVAELTTTKRVGFHRYTFPADKKSQIILDLGYKLNWDNPYATQITIENDSTISGYRKSNGWARDQHVYFVAQFSKAFKSADLFEADAKSVKSEVNGAKTKIVANFPTSENEQILVKVALSSASVEGAKKNLQAELSAWDFDATVKNADQEWEKVLSQIEITGSEIQKEIFYTNLYHLYLTPSLLSDVDGMHKGADGNYHKAEGFDRYDTFSLWDTYRTAHPLYTILCPDKVGDFIKSFLAHYDETGLLPVWSLAGNETNMMIGYHAVPVIVDAYFKGIEMDAEKAFTACKVSAMEKGRDIEEYMKLGYVPTDAEGENWSVSKTLEYAYDDWCIAQLAKALNKEEDYQYFLKRGENWKNLYDPKSTFFRPKDEHGKFIPNFVAKDYTNYYCESNAWQYFWYVPQDIPEFIATVGKEKFTAKLDSMFTYHPATTDDLPIFSTGMIGQYAHGNEPSHHVAYLFNHIGQPEKTQEMVRRIIRSQYTNKPDGYCGNEDCGQMSAWLVMSSLGIYPTNPANGIYDLTSPSVSKGVIHLPNGKTFTISTENQAVQNHYIQAVYLNGEEYKELTITHQQLMQGGELKFVLSADK; encoded by the coding sequence ATGAGATTATTAGCCACCTGTTGGGCAATGATTTGTCTTTTTGCGTGCAGTGAAAAGAATGTAGAAAGTGAGAACAAACTTACCAATTACGTAAATACCTTTGTAGGGACTGATGGTCCTGGGAATACCTATCCTGGTGCAGTTTCTCCTTTTGGAATGGTTCAGTTGAGTCCTGATAACGGTTTGCCCGGATGGGACCGGATAGCAGGTTACTTTTGGCCTGATTCCACCATTGCTGGATTTAGCCACACGCATTTGTCGGGAACCGGAGCGGGAGATATGTATGATTTATTGTTCATGCCTATGAACAGTCGATTTACTGAAAGTTTAACTCCTGAAGGTGATTACCGTCCGTATTCTAAATTTTCTCACGACAGAGAAGAAGCATCGCCAGGATATTACAAAGTTGATTTGCTAAGCTCCGGTATTGTTGCCGAGTTAACCACGACTAAGCGGGTCGGATTTCACCGTTATACTTTTCCAGCCGATAAAAAATCACAGATTATTTTGGATTTAGGCTACAAATTGAATTGGGACAATCCATATGCCACACAAATTACCATCGAAAATGATTCTACCATTTCCGGCTATCGAAAATCCAACGGATGGGCCAGAGATCAGCATGTGTATTTTGTGGCTCAGTTCTCTAAAGCTTTTAAAAGTGCTGATTTGTTCGAAGCAGATGCAAAATCAGTAAAGAGTGAAGTGAATGGAGCAAAAACCAAGATTGTTGCCAATTTCCCAACTTCGGAAAACGAACAAATATTAGTTAAGGTGGCTTTGTCGTCGGCTTCGGTTGAAGGAGCAAAGAAAAACCTGCAGGCAGAACTGTCGGCTTGGGATTTTGACGCCACCGTGAAAAATGCCGATCAGGAATGGGAGAAAGTACTTTCGCAGATTGAAATTACCGGATCGGAAATTCAAAAAGAGATTTTCTACACCAATTTATATCACCTGTATCTAACACCTTCACTCTTATCGGATGTGGATGGAATGCACAAAGGAGCAGATGGAAATTACCACAAAGCCGAAGGATTTGATCGTTACGACACTTTCTCTTTATGGGATACTTACCGAACAGCTCACCCTTTGTATACCATTTTGTGTCCTGATAAAGTGGGAGATTTTATCAAGTCATTTTTGGCACATTACGATGAAACAGGCTTGTTACCGGTTTGGTCGCTGGCAGGAAACGAAACCAACATGATGATTGGTTACCATGCTGTACCTGTAATTGTTGATGCCTATTTCAAGGGAATTGAAATGGATGCTGAGAAAGCCTTTACTGCTTGTAAAGTATCAGCCATGGAAAAAGGCAGGGATATTGAAGAATACATGAAATTGGGTTACGTTCCTACCGATGCAGAAGGAGAGAACTGGTCGGTTTCCAAAACCTTGGAGTATGCTTACGACGATTGGTGTATTGCACAGTTGGCAAAAGCTTTGAACAAAGAAGAAGATTACCAGTACTTTTTAAAGCGTGGTGAGAATTGGAAGAATTTATACGATCCTAAATCGACTTTCTTTCGTCCGAAAGATGAGCATGGCAAGTTCATTCCCAATTTTGTTGCTAAAGATTACACCAATTACTATTGCGAAAGCAATGCCTGGCAATACTTCTGGTATGTACCGCAAGATATTCCTGAATTTATAGCCACTGTTGGCAAAGAGAAGTTCACAGCCAAATTAGATTCAATGTTTACTTACCATCCGGCAACGACCGACGACCTGCCTATTTTTAGTACGGGTATGATTGGCCAATATGCTCACGGTAATGAACCAAGTCATCATGTTGCTTATCTATTTAACCATATTGGTCAGCCTGAAAAAACACAGGAAATGGTTCGCAGAATAATCCGTTCTCAATACACAAACAAGCCTGATGGGTATTGTGGCAACGAGGATTGCGGACAAATGTCAGCTTGGCTGGTGATGTCTTCACTGGGGATTTACCCAACAAATCCGGCCAACGGAATTTACGATTTAACTTCTCCTTCAGTAAGCAAGGGAGTGATTCATCTGCCAAACGGAAAAACCTTTACAATTTCTACGGAAAATCAGGCCGTGCAGAATCATTACATTCAAGCTGTTTATCTGAACGGTGAAGAATACAAAGAGCTAACAATTACTCACCAACAGCTTATGCAGGGCGGAGAATTGAAATTTGTTTTAAGCGCTGATAAATAA
- the xylE gene encoding D-xylose transporter XylE produces MSQTQTKGSTMFIVGITLVATLGGLLFGYDTAVISGATEALKIFFVTPLESDPALALKVLGEYKIIISLCFVVVSLLVSSFMFRMYGKQKGIIYSAIVILAAVVIWYTQFWVSVNELTENTINSINGFTIASAIIGCVIGGSICGYVSQKLGRKRGLVLAAILFTISALGSSMPEIMNVFGTSTISAFIFYRIVGGIGVGIASMLSPMYIAEIAPANIRGKLVSGNQFAIVFGMLVVYFVNYFIARSGDANWLNEIGWRYMFASEIIPAFIFLIMLYFVPETPRYLIMKSREAEAEVVLNKIVGTNKAPQLLADIKESLKENNAPWLTFGGLIIVIGVLLSVFQQFVGINVVLYYAAEIFRNLGSSTENALYQTIIVGAINLIFTVLAIFTVDKFGRKPLMIIGGVGMGICMFALGFAFYFNQLGLVALFAMLGYVAFFAMSWGPVTWVLLSEIFPNSIRSAMSLAVAAQWMANMMISWTFPMMNDNSWLTGMFHHGFSYWIYGLMGLLSAFFVWKVVPETKGRSLEDMGKLWKK; encoded by the coding sequence ATGTCTCAAACCCAAACAAAAGGGAGTACAATGTTTATAGTAGGAATTACTTTAGTGGCTACACTAGGGGGATTGTTATTTGGATATGATACTGCCGTAATTAGTGGTGCTACTGAAGCCCTAAAAATATTTTTTGTTACTCCATTAGAATCCGATCCTGCACTCGCATTGAAAGTTTTAGGAGAATACAAGATTATTATTTCTCTTTGTTTTGTAGTTGTTTCCTTACTGGTTTCCAGCTTCATGTTTCGCATGTATGGCAAACAAAAGGGAATTATTTACAGTGCAATTGTAATTCTTGCAGCAGTTGTAATTTGGTATACCCAATTCTGGGTATCTGTAAACGAACTTACCGAAAACACCATAAACTCGATTAACGGTTTTACCATAGCAAGTGCTATTATTGGGTGTGTAATTGGAGGTTCTATTTGTGGTTATGTTAGTCAGAAGTTAGGAAGGAAAAGAGGATTGGTTTTAGCTGCTATTCTATTTACCATTTCAGCTTTAGGTTCTTCAATGCCAGAAATCATGAATGTTTTTGGTACAAGTACCATTAGTGCATTTATCTTTTATCGCATTGTAGGAGGTATTGGAGTTGGTATTGCATCTATGCTTTCGCCGATGTATATTGCGGAAATAGCACCAGCAAATATTCGGGGTAAATTGGTTTCCGGAAATCAATTTGCAATTGTATTTGGAATGTTGGTAGTCTATTTTGTGAATTATTTTATCGCACGAAGTGGTGATGCTAATTGGTTGAACGAAATAGGATGGAGATATATGTTCGCATCGGAAATAATTCCAGCATTCATCTTTTTAATCATGTTGTATTTTGTTCCTGAAACACCACGATATTTAATCATGAAATCGCGCGAAGCGGAAGCTGAAGTGGTATTGAATAAAATAGTAGGAACAAATAAAGCTCCTCAGCTACTGGCTGATATCAAGGAGTCATTAAAAGAAAATAACGCTCCATGGTTAACTTTTGGAGGATTAATTATAGTTATCGGAGTACTATTGTCTGTATTCCAGCAATTTGTTGGTATAAATGTAGTGTTGTATTATGCTGCTGAGATTTTTAGAAACTTAGGTAGTAGTACCGAAAATGCTTTGTACCAGACAATAATTGTTGGAGCGATAAACTTGATATTTACCGTACTTGCCATTTTTACTGTCGACAAGTTTGGTCGTAAGCCATTAATGATTATTGGTGGTGTAGGAATGGGAATCTGTATGTTCGCATTGGGTTTCGCATTCTATTTTAACCAATTAGGTTTGGTTGCTTTGTTTGCCATGTTAGGATACGTTGCCTTTTTTGCAATGTCCTGGGGTCCAGTCACCTGGGTGTTGCTTTCTGAAATATTCCCGAATTCAATTCGTAGTGCCATGTCATTGGCCGTTGCCGCTCAGTGGATGGCTAACATGATGATTTCATGGACATTCCCAATGATGAATGATAACTCATGGTTAACAGGTATGTTTCATCACGGATTTTCGTATTGGATTTATGGGCTAATGGGATTATTATCAGCATTTTTCGTATGGAAAGTAGTTCCTGAAACCAAAGGAAGAAGTTTGGAAGACATGGGGAAATTGTGGAAAAAATAA
- the xylA gene encoding xylose isomerase, whose product MTILKGDKEYFPGIGKIAYEGPESKNPMAYKWYDENRVVAGKTMKDHLRFAVAYWHTFCGDGGDPFGPGTRKFPWGNQADPISAAKSKMDAAFEFITKLGAPFYCFHDTDVVGEGSVFEIEKRLSTMVDYAKQKQADSGVKLLWGTANVFSNARYMNGASTNPDFSVVANAGTQVKNALDATIALGGTGYVFWGGREGYMSLFNTDMKQELDHMAQFLTMARDYGRKNGFEGTFLIEPKPMEPMKHQYDFDTATVMGFLNKYGLADDFKMNIEVNHATLAGHTFEHELQTAVDNNMLGSIDANKGDYQNGWDTDEFPTSIYETVAAMLPILENGGFTQGGINFDAKMRRNSTDLEDIFMAHIGGMDVFARGLVIADKIRTESSYLKMKKDRYSSFASGNGKAFANGDLSLDDLRKIAQEVGEPKQLSGKQEMLEQLINCYI is encoded by the coding sequence ATGACTATTCTAAAAGGAGACAAAGAGTATTTTCCTGGAATTGGTAAGATTGCTTACGAAGGACCAGAATCAAAAAATCCTATGGCATATAAGTGGTACGATGAGAACCGCGTTGTTGCAGGTAAAACTATGAAAGATCATTTGCGTTTTGCAGTGGCTTACTGGCATACTTTCTGTGGTGACGGTGGAGATCCATTCGGACCGGGAACTCGGAAATTTCCTTGGGGAAACCAAGCTGATCCTATTAGCGCTGCTAAATCAAAAATGGATGCTGCATTTGAATTTATTACAAAATTAGGCGCTCCATTCTACTGTTTTCACGATACCGATGTTGTAGGAGAAGGATCTGTTTTCGAAATTGAGAAGAGATTGTCTACTATGGTTGACTATGCGAAGCAAAAGCAAGCAGACTCAGGAGTTAAATTGTTGTGGGGAACAGCGAATGTATTTTCGAATGCCCGTTACATGAATGGTGCTTCTACTAATCCTGATTTTAGTGTAGTTGCCAATGCGGGTACTCAGGTTAAAAATGCATTGGATGCTACTATCGCTTTGGGTGGTACTGGTTATGTATTTTGGGGAGGTCGTGAAGGTTATATGTCTCTTTTCAATACCGATATGAAACAAGAATTGGATCATATGGCGCAATTCCTGACTATGGCTCGTGATTACGGTCGTAAGAATGGTTTCGAAGGAACTTTCCTTATTGAGCCTAAGCCAATGGAGCCAATGAAACACCAGTACGATTTCGACACAGCTACCGTAATGGGTTTCTTAAACAAATATGGTTTGGCTGACGATTTCAAAATGAATATTGAAGTAAATCATGCCACTCTTGCAGGTCACACATTTGAGCACGAATTACAAACTGCTGTTGATAACAACATGTTGGGTAGTATTGATGCAAACAAAGGTGATTACCAAAATGGATGGGATACTGATGAATTCCCAACAAGCATTTATGAAACTGTTGCGGCCATGTTGCCAATTCTTGAGAATGGCGGATTTACACAAGGAGGTATCAATTTCGATGCAAAAATGAGACGTAATTCAACTGATTTAGAAGATATCTTCATGGCTCACATTGGAGGAATGGATGTTTTTGCCCGTGGTTTGGTTATTGCTGATAAAATTAGAACAGAATCTTCATACCTGAAAATGAAGAAAGATCGTTACTCTTCTTTCGCATCAGGAAATGGAAAAGCGTTTGCCAATGGCGATCTTAGTCTTGATGATCTTAGAAAGATTGCTCAAGAAGTTGGAGAACCAAAGCAACTAAGTGGAAAACAAGAAATGTTAGAGCAGTTGATTAACTGTTATATTTAA
- a CDS encoding xylulokinase, whose protein sequence is MYLLGLDIGSSSVKASLLDAESSKCLATDFFPKKEMRITAHEIGWAEQDPEMWWSNLKQAIKSVMQAANVDPEMVKAIGISYQMHGLVCVDKDLKPVRSSIIWCDSRAVEIGDKAFASIGKDKCLSHLLNSPGNFTASKLAWVKENEPETFAKIHKIMLPGDFIATQLTGETCTTVSGLSEGIFWDFKNNSVSKDVLNAYGLSADILPRIVDTFSNQGQVLPEMAKELGISSTAIVSYRAGDQPNNALSLNVLKPGEVATTAGTSGVVYGVSDEVTFDPYSRVNSFAHVNHSAENNRLGILLCINGTGIMNSWLNHNVAKGLSYAEMNEKAMEIPVGSDGITILPFGNGAERVLKNREIGAQILNLNLNRHTDAHIYRAAQEGIAFSFYYGMEVMKEIGVQPNVIRAGHTNMFLSPLFRETLATVSGATIELYDTDGSLGAARGAGFGAGIYSSLKEAFAGLEKISTIKPDENLREEMLKAYDRWNKELKKNL, encoded by the coding sequence ATGTATTTATTAGGATTAGATATAGGAAGTTCATCAGTTAAAGCATCATTATTGGATGCTGAGAGTAGCAAATGTTTGGCTACCGATTTTTTCCCAAAAAAGGAAATGCGAATTACGGCACATGAAATTGGTTGGGCCGAGCAAGATCCTGAAATGTGGTGGAGCAATCTAAAGCAGGCAATCAAAAGTGTAATGCAAGCGGCTAATGTAGATCCAGAAATGGTAAAAGCCATTGGTATTTCTTATCAGATGCATGGTTTGGTTTGTGTTGACAAGGATTTGAAGCCAGTTCGTTCCTCCATTATTTGGTGTGATAGCAGAGCCGTTGAAATAGGCGATAAAGCTTTTGCCAGTATTGGAAAAGACAAATGTCTTTCGCATTTGCTGAATTCTCCAGGAAATTTTACAGCCAGCAAATTGGCTTGGGTAAAAGAGAATGAGCCTGAAACATTTGCGAAAATTCACAAAATAATGTTACCCGGAGATTTTATTGCGACGCAATTAACCGGAGAAACCTGTACTACAGTTTCAGGTTTGTCGGAAGGTATTTTCTGGGATTTTAAAAACAATTCAGTTTCGAAAGATGTACTGAATGCTTATGGTTTATCGGCAGACATATTGCCAAGAATTGTAGATACTTTCTCAAATCAGGGACAAGTGCTTCCTGAAATGGCTAAGGAACTTGGCATTTCAAGTACTGCTATTGTTTCCTATCGGGCAGGTGATCAGCCAAACAATGCATTGTCTTTAAATGTTTTAAAGCCAGGAGAGGTTGCAACAACAGCAGGAACTTCGGGTGTGGTATATGGTGTTAGCGATGAGGTGACGTTTGATCCTTATTCAAGAGTGAATTCATTTGCTCATGTAAATCACAGCGCAGAAAACAATCGTCTTGGGATTTTGCTTTGCATTAATGGAACCGGAATTATGAATTCATGGTTGAACCATAATGTAGCAAAAGGTTTGTCTTATGCTGAAATGAACGAAAAGGCAATGGAAATTCCTGTTGGATCGGATGGCATAACTATTCTGCCATTTGGTAATGGTGCAGAGCGTGTTTTGAAGAATCGCGAAATAGGTGCTCAAATTTTGAATTTAAACCTGAATCGACATACTGATGCTCATATTTACAGAGCAGCGCAGGAAGGAATCGCATTTTCATTCTATTATGGAATGGAAGTAATGAAAGAAATCGGCGTACAGCCAAATGTAATTCGAGCCGGACATACAAACATGTTTTTAAGTCCTTTGTTTAGAGAAACCTTAGCAACCGTATCGGGTGCAACTATTGAATTGTACGATACCGATGGTTCATTGGGAGCAGCAAGAGGAGCAGGATTTGGAGCAGGCATTTATTCCTCATTGAAAGAAGCTTTTGCAGGATTGGAGAAAATCAGTACAATCAAGCCTGACGAAAACCTTCGGGAAGAAATGTTGAAGGCATATGATCGCTGGAACAAAGAATTGAAAAAGAATTTATAG